A genomic stretch from Leptospira licerasiae serovar Varillal str. VAR 010 includes:
- a CDS encoding PAS domain-containing sensor histidine kinase, translating into MASGLLKRKETKQSGSASGKEQASKFLSLVEEISPIVALDENNIVRFANASFKKEFRLRFANPAGKNLFNLLKLDSKEEANLRENLHKALKTKLQNQEFKKGKKSYGYSIFRFKDSLGMILKDITENKKLEKKIATLHTQVLASQEEERSRLARELHDGVGQLILAAKLHFQAYQKSEKEHPESFGSGLGLIDRASQELREIYTNLQPSSLKELGLEAALSSLANQIFPIQKIKVKSEFKVPEKIPQEIQNQVFRILQEICANILKHSQANKVELKIFSEKDTLVVSAKDNGKGFKEKEARIKSTGYGLENIRRRTEDLNGTLFLETEPNKGTKYVLRIPLKKRSKEKV; encoded by the coding sequence GTGGCTTCAGGACTTCTCAAACGAAAAGAAACAAAACAATCAGGTTCAGCCTCCGGTAAGGAACAGGCCTCTAAATTTCTATCCTTGGTAGAAGAGATCTCCCCTATTGTAGCCTTGGACGAAAACAATATAGTCCGATTTGCAAATGCATCCTTTAAAAAAGAATTCAGACTAAGATTCGCTAACCCAGCGGGGAAAAACCTATTCAATCTATTAAAATTAGATTCGAAAGAAGAAGCCAACCTAAGAGAAAATCTTCATAAAGCCCTCAAAACGAAATTACAAAACCAGGAATTCAAAAAAGGGAAAAAGTCCTACGGATATTCTATCTTCAGATTTAAAGATAGTCTTGGTATGATCTTAAAGGACATCACTGAGAACAAAAAGTTGGAGAAGAAGATCGCAACTCTACACACACAAGTGCTCGCCTCCCAAGAAGAAGAAAGATCCAGACTCGCAAGAGAACTCCATGATGGAGTCGGTCAACTTATACTCGCGGCAAAATTACATTTCCAAGCTTATCAAAAATCGGAGAAGGAACATCCGGAATCTTTCGGTTCCGGCTTAGGACTCATCGATCGTGCTAGCCAAGAACTCCGCGAAATTTACACAAATTTGCAACCTTCTTCCTTAAAAGAACTCGGGTTGGAAGCCGCATTAAGTTCTCTAGCAAACCAAATTTTTCCGATACAAAAAATAAAAGTAAAATCCGAGTTTAAAGTTCCCGAAAAAATCCCACAGGAAATACAGAACCAAGTTTTCAGAATATTACAGGAAATTTGCGCGAACATTCTGAAACATTCCCAAGCGAATAAAGTGGAGTTAAAGATCTTTTCGGAAAAAGATACTTTGGTAGTTTCTGCAAAAGATAACGGAAAAGGATTTAAAGAAAAAGAAGCCAGAATAAAGTCTACCGGATACGGATTGGAAAATATTCGGAGAAGAACCGAGGACCTGAACGGTACTCTTTTTTTAGAAACGGAACCTAATAAAGGCACTAAATACGTGCTTAGGATCCCGTTAAAAAAACGTTCCAAGGAGAAAGTATGA
- a CDS encoding FecR family protein — translation MDWRIYKREWQVGIGCFVVLFLSLYLLYFESKSNGGVGKEIMGTVSFRYKTAQRKFPDRMLWEDLEQGMPVYDRDSIRTDEASEAVVFLKSGTRIELDPQSMVVLQLKENKENLDLNEGNILVESGKKVLSVIAGTVGLEAELGSKFQVTRNENGTRVDVERGQVEWSENGTVKQTLVEKESSLNGNKLNQNWSLIGPEDSHRYFPAELEQMVEFRWEGGEEGILEISPRRDFSVYISKRPSKEPYYKQKFPEGIYYWRINSKDGKKISEVRKFRVLPNFPVELHYPKKDLSQEDRTVAFSWAKQKIASGYKLQISTDPNFGSVSETQVFRTNFSLTLDPGTYYWRVQSYTNLPGTETFSEVRKFSISLPVIQVAEQKQETALTVTETQQSSDLSVDFPKNGALVDMTGKESISFRWKFSAKQKQSEWKFRLFYKRGSGDELIYEKKTKGDRLVFKDLEKLDVGTFRWTIESDADPGLRSEADFKILLREELEAPETKSSGARP, via the coding sequence ATGGATTGGAGAATTTACAAAAGAGAATGGCAGGTGGGCATCGGCTGCTTTGTTGTACTCTTTCTATCTCTGTATCTTCTTTATTTCGAATCCAAATCGAATGGAGGAGTAGGAAAAGAGATCATGGGAACCGTCTCTTTCCGATACAAAACTGCACAAAGAAAATTTCCTGACAGAATGTTATGGGAAGATCTGGAACAAGGGATGCCAGTCTACGACAGGGACTCCATCCGAACAGACGAGGCATCGGAAGCGGTAGTGTTCCTAAAATCAGGTACTCGGATAGAATTGGATCCTCAGTCTATGGTGGTTCTCCAGTTAAAGGAGAATAAGGAAAATTTAGATCTGAATGAAGGAAATATATTAGTAGAGAGCGGAAAAAAAGTCCTTTCCGTGATCGCCGGAACTGTCGGCTTAGAAGCGGAACTAGGTTCTAAATTCCAGGTCACCAGAAATGAGAACGGTACCAGAGTAGATGTTGAAAGAGGACAAGTAGAATGGTCCGAAAATGGGACCGTTAAACAAACGTTAGTCGAAAAAGAAAGTTCCCTAAACGGAAATAAACTGAATCAAAACTGGAGTCTTATAGGTCCTGAAGATTCTCATCGCTATTTTCCTGCGGAATTAGAGCAGATGGTTGAGTTCCGTTGGGAAGGAGGAGAAGAAGGTATATTAGAAATTTCTCCTAGACGGGATTTCTCAGTGTATATTTCGAAAAGACCTTCTAAAGAGCCTTATTATAAACAGAAATTTCCTGAAGGTATCTACTATTGGAGGATTAACTCCAAAGATGGCAAAAAAATATCCGAAGTCCGAAAGTTCAGGGTTCTTCCCAACTTTCCTGTGGAACTACATTATCCTAAAAAAGATCTTTCTCAAGAAGATAGGACTGTCGCCTTCTCTTGGGCAAAACAAAAGATAGCAAGCGGTTACAAATTGCAGATCTCTACCGATCCGAATTTCGGGTCCGTTTCGGAAACCCAAGTATTCCGCACGAATTTTTCGCTCACTCTAGATCCAGGGACTTATTATTGGAGAGTGCAGTCTTATACAAATCTTCCCGGGACGGAAACATTTTCGGAAGTACGAAAATTTTCCATCTCTCTACCTGTGATCCAGGTTGCGGAGCAAAAACAGGAAACCGCTTTAACAGTTACGGAGACACAACAAAGTTCGGATCTATCCGTAGATTTCCCGAAAAACGGCGCTTTGGTGGACATGACCGGAAAAGAAAGTATCTCTTTCCGTTGGAAATTCTCCGCCAAACAGAAACAAAGCGAATGGAAATTTCGTCTTTTCTATAAGAGAGGCTCAGGCGACGAGCTAATCTACGAAAAAAAGACAAAAGGTGACAGGTTAGTGTTCAAAGACTTGGAAAAACTGGATGTGGGAACATTTCGTTGGACCATAGAATCGGATGCAGACCCCGGCCTAAGATCGGAAGCGGATTTCAAAATATTACTTAGGGAAGAATTGGAAGCTCCGGAAACAAAATCCAGTGGCGCCCGCCCTTAA
- a CDS encoding mechanosensitive ion channel family protein gives MDSVLGSNWLLGVISVISGILLGYLFGWFIVPRLAKTLTKDQLDTNHPLYTALLSLVRFSFFIFGLYTALRFLRLETSVEEKISLYLKVFGILIFTFSFARVGSGAFTLYSSKAEGLLPSASILNNIVRMLILLTGGLVALQTLGISVTPALTALGVGGLAFALGLQETLSNLFAGLGVLLGKKVSVGDYISLETGEEGLVEDINWRTTSLKKGNGSTIVIPNAKMSKTTYTNYSLTNTGLRTELEISIPKEGNLEKLESIINHAANFSLTQIYGKSGYNESKISFRYISFGESNIDLVVYLPLKKIDDSGQIKSLFIKSLHSQFRSEGIDSISAKSVK, from the coding sequence ATGGACTCAGTTTTAGGTTCAAATTGGTTGCTAGGAGTAATTTCGGTTATTTCCGGAATTCTTTTGGGTTATCTTTTTGGCTGGTTCATAGTTCCAAGGCTCGCAAAAACTCTCACAAAAGATCAGCTAGATACAAACCATCCTCTTTACACGGCTCTTCTCTCCTTAGTTAGATTTTCCTTTTTTATCTTTGGATTATATACCGCTCTTAGATTCTTGAGGTTGGAAACTTCCGTAGAAGAGAAAATTTCTCTCTATCTGAAAGTTTTTGGGATCTTGATTTTCACATTTTCCTTTGCAAGAGTCGGTTCAGGAGCTTTCACTTTATATTCTTCAAAGGCGGAAGGACTTCTGCCCTCCGCATCCATATTAAACAATATAGTTAGAATGCTGATCTTACTCACTGGAGGTTTGGTCGCATTACAAACTTTAGGCATTTCCGTTACCCCTGCCTTGACCGCATTGGGTGTGGGAGGTCTCGCGTTCGCATTAGGTTTGCAGGAAACCCTTTCCAATTTATTTGCAGGACTTGGAGTTTTACTAGGTAAAAAAGTTTCCGTAGGAGATTATATTTCTTTAGAAACGGGAGAAGAAGGTCTGGTAGAAGATATCAACTGGAGAACCACTTCTCTCAAAAAAGGGAACGGAAGTACGATCGTCATTCCGAATGCGAAGATGTCCAAGACTACGTATACAAATTACAGTCTTACTAACACAGGACTCCGGACTGAATTAGAGATTAGCATTCCTAAAGAAGGAAATTTAGAGAAGTTGGAATCCATCATTAATCACGCTGCAAACTTTTCTTTAACTCAGATCTACGGAAAAAGCGGTTATAACGAATCCAAAATTTCATTTCGGTATATTTCTTTCGGGGAATCTAATATCGATTTGGTGGTCTATCTTCCTCTAAAAAAAATAGACGACTCCGGACAAATTAAATCTCTTTTCATAAAATCCTTGCATTCTCAATTTAGATCGGAAGGAATCGATAGCATATCCGCGAAATCAGTAAAATAA
- a CDS encoding LA_0991 family prenyltransferase-like protein has protein sequence MRNVLENKLWFYVHVLSLDICLGVLGSGALATVVTGAKMKTVWWFLLPLSVWVIYTLDHLLDGKNVGENSINPRHKFHYDHSKILTILCTIAAIISAVLAFLLLREIVLLGGVLLATLAILHLGIARWGKIRFGKEFSVALIYTLGVWFGPLLVVGFRSWTVPILLFLFFLGTVLNLVMNSLMEAELDAKEGQVYLLGVLSPKLAKEWVLRLSLLGFLAALVLAGGIRKWAPGTSVSASLVIALICAVPGGILRYADKFQDSQKYRILGEGVFILGLIPWLLNFF, from the coding sequence ATGCGAAACGTTTTAGAGAACAAACTTTGGTTTTACGTTCATGTCCTAAGCTTGGATATCTGCCTTGGCGTTTTAGGTTCCGGGGCCTTGGCTACAGTAGTGACAGGCGCCAAGATGAAAACGGTATGGTGGTTCCTTCTGCCTTTAAGCGTTTGGGTCATCTATACTTTAGATCATTTATTGGATGGAAAGAACGTTGGAGAAAACTCCATCAACCCGCGTCACAAATTCCACTACGATCATTCTAAAATTTTAACAATACTCTGCACAATCGCTGCAATCATCTCCGCAGTTCTCGCATTCTTATTATTGAGAGAGATCGTTCTATTAGGCGGAGTATTATTAGCGACGCTAGCGATTCTTCATTTAGGGATCGCTCGTTGGGGAAAAATACGTTTCGGAAAAGAATTTTCGGTGGCATTGATCTACACATTAGGAGTTTGGTTCGGCCCTTTACTGGTTGTAGGATTTCGATCATGGACGGTTCCGATTCTTCTTTTTTTATTCTTCTTAGGCACTGTTCTAAATTTGGTTATGAACTCTCTCATGGAGGCAGAGTTAGACGCCAAAGAAGGCCAGGTTTATCTATTAGGAGTTCTTTCTCCTAAACTCGCCAAGGAGTGGGTGTTACGATTGTCCTTGCTTGGATTTCTGGCTGCCTTAGTATTGGCCGGCGGAATACGGAAATGGGCGCCGGGCACCTCGGTTTCGGCCTCTTTGGTGATCGCTCTGATCTGTGCTGTTCCGGGAGGAATCCTGCGTTACGCGGATAAATTCCAAGATTCTCAAAAATACAGGATCCTAGGAGAAGGGGTTTTTATCTTGGGACTTATCCCTTGGCTTTTAAACTTCTTTTAG
- a CDS encoding LruC domain-containing protein, producing the protein MTKKILTCFLVSLSISLVSCTSSSDPNYAWLMSLVAGSSAVQAPSGPTDFGIDINDETAPVDFVFDTTRTITVNVQVIDPVAPVDGSMVQVTVPSATPGAASNKSVFKAYTNPNGEVTGSFTIDADTKTVHLTVEAYGKFYEADISIVTVSKVDRRISIGFTATVQQIIDSDGDGVQDFEDVFPNDPTRVSSIRVPAVDYYTTSYEDLFPKQGDADFNDYVIRSYFEEDLNKFGEVVRVRGYFTHVAKGAGYNHTLRFGLPGASVTSYSLLRYAADGTTLEENLSGTPTSIADLEILGNSSTTISKSNASRTDTTFVKGKTAKLEVILSAPISKLVLGPAPYDTFIRVINTGKDIHAAGKYFDSEGKDIYRDATGFPWVLLVPGNFQWPYEATDIRKSYPTFKTWYESLGTADTDWFRTPNTSDVFPATP; encoded by the coding sequence ATGACAAAAAAAATCCTAACATGCTTTTTGGTCTCTCTCAGTATCTCTTTAGTATCATGCACATCTTCCAGCGATCCGAATTATGCCTGGTTGATGAGTTTGGTAGCGGGGTCCTCTGCAGTGCAGGCTCCTTCCGGTCCCACTGATTTCGGAATCGATATTAATGACGAGACGGCTCCCGTTGATTTCGTATTCGATACTACCCGGACAATTACAGTAAACGTTCAAGTGATAGACCCAGTAGCTCCTGTGGACGGGTCCATGGTGCAAGTTACAGTACCTTCTGCTACGCCGGGTGCCGCTAGTAATAAATCCGTTTTTAAAGCATATACGAATCCAAACGGAGAAGTTACAGGTAGTTTTACGATAGATGCCGATACCAAAACGGTTCATCTCACTGTAGAAGCTTACGGCAAATTTTACGAAGCGGATATTTCTATCGTAACGGTAAGCAAGGTGGACAGAAGGATTTCCATAGGGTTTACTGCAACGGTCCAACAAATCATCGATAGTGATGGGGATGGCGTCCAAGACTTCGAAGATGTATTCCCGAACGATCCTACAAGAGTTAGCTCGATCCGTGTTCCTGCGGTGGATTATTATACAACTTCGTATGAAGACTTATTTCCTAAACAAGGGGATGCAGACTTCAACGACTATGTGATCCGTTCTTATTTCGAAGAAGACTTGAACAAATTCGGCGAAGTAGTGCGAGTAAGAGGTTATTTCACTCACGTTGCAAAAGGTGCAGGATACAATCATACTCTTCGTTTCGGATTACCGGGAGCAAGTGTGACAAGTTATTCCCTTCTTCGTTATGCAGCAGATGGAACAACCTTGGAAGAAAATCTAAGTGGAACTCCAACATCGATTGCCGACCTGGAAATTTTAGGAAATAGCTCCACTACAATTTCCAAATCGAACGCATCCAGAACGGACACTACCTTCGTAAAAGGTAAAACGGCAAAACTAGAAGTAATCCTTTCCGCTCCTATTTCTAAACTGGTACTTGGACCTGCTCCTTACGACACGTTCATAAGAGTGATCAATACCGGTAAAGATATACATGCAGCGGGAAAATATTTCGATTCGGAAGGTAAGGACATTTACCGAGATGCTACCGGATTCCCTTGGGTGCTTCTTGTACCTGGAAACTTCCAATGGCCTTACGAAGCTACTGACATACGTAAGTCTTATCCTACTTTCAAAACTTGGTATGAATCTCTTGGGACCGCCGATACGGATTGGTTCCGAACTCCGAATACTTCGGATGTGTTTCCGGCAACGCCCTAA
- a CDS encoding response regulator yields MNAQPSVCKLYLVDDHAILREGLRLIISGQNDLEIIGENGNAEQALDEIGKLEPDILITDISMPGVSGIDLVKGVKRYYPKVQVIILSRHDNEEYIQKLVDLGINGYVLKDDAGEDLLRAIDAVRRKETYLSPRIATRVLSGIGRKKTGELQEEGPSVFSVLSDRERQILKLISEGNSNEKIGKLLHISPATVKVHRANIMKKLDLHKVADLVVYAIRAGIVES; encoded by the coding sequence ATGAACGCCCAACCCTCCGTTTGCAAACTCTATCTTGTAGACGACCACGCTATCTTAAGAGAAGGTCTTAGACTGATCATTTCCGGACAAAACGATCTGGAGATCATCGGCGAAAATGGAAACGCCGAACAGGCGCTAGACGAAATCGGTAAATTAGAACCCGACATTCTGATCACAGATATCTCTATGCCGGGAGTAAGCGGAATAGATCTAGTCAAGGGAGTCAAAAGATACTATCCCAAAGTACAGGTCATCATTCTATCCAGACATGATAACGAAGAATATATCCAAAAGCTGGTGGATTTAGGGATCAACGGTTACGTTCTAAAAGACGACGCGGGAGAGGATCTACTCAGAGCGATAGATGCTGTCCGCAGAAAAGAAACTTACCTAAGCCCGAGAATCGCAACCAGAGTTCTTTCAGGAATAGGCCGCAAAAAAACGGGAGAACTTCAGGAAGAAGGTCCATCCGTATTCTCAGTACTTTCCGACAGAGAAAGACAGATCTTAAAATTGATCTCAGAGGGGAATTCCAACGAGAAGATCGGAAAACTTCTTCATATCTCTCCTGCAACAGTAAAGGTGCATAGAGCAAACATTATGAAGAAGTTGGACTTACACAAGGTAGCAGACTTAGTAGTCTACGCGATCCGAGCAGGAATCGTAGAGAGTTAA
- a CDS encoding DUF1554 domain-containing protein — protein sequence MALRISVILVLLSGLFSFSCSKPFPGGDELILLGLLGKTRYLFVTTSTNTGNLGGIGGADLICQSAKTSEVPDLPGSALEYMALIASSSRVPGGTGWPLLPNTNYYAMNPGQTLIFHTNGSGLPTIPMDSATGIPGSGNYWTGISMSFGLSTDVCQNWGSSAPTDFGEYGAPTDNTIGGFNQGFSDGCDQPKGLLCVRN from the coding sequence ATGGCTCTTCGAATTTCTGTAATACTCGTTCTCCTTTCCGGACTTTTTAGTTTTTCTTGTTCCAAGCCCTTTCCTGGCGGAGATGAACTCATTTTACTAGGACTTCTAGGTAAGACACGTTACCTGTTCGTTACTACCTCTACCAACACTGGGAATTTAGGCGGCATTGGAGGCGCGGATCTCATTTGCCAAAGTGCAAAAACTTCCGAAGTTCCTGACCTACCAGGATCCGCTTTGGAATATATGGCGTTGATCGCTTCTTCTTCCAGAGTACCTGGTGGGACCGGATGGCCCTTACTTCCGAATACGAATTATTACGCAATGAACCCAGGACAGACCTTGATCTTTCATACAAATGGTTCCGGACTTCCTACAATCCCGATGGATAGTGCGACCGGGATCCCTGGATCAGGAAATTATTGGACAGGTATCAGTATGAGTTTTGGACTTAGCACAGATGTTTGCCAAAATTGGGGAAGTTCCGCGCCGACGGATTTCGGAGAATATGGGGCTCCGACCGATAATACCATCGGTGGATTCAACCAAGGCTTCTCGGATGGATGCGATCAGCCTAAAGGTTTACTCTGCGTTAGAAATTAA
- a CDS encoding adenylate/guanylate cyclase domain-containing protein: MQEGVGKNQILEVPLTDTMSAYSRQFPEEGGNLSEWMDEIHTRGIQEVVFWGTKSEASGWKNSQVFRDLVKKLQEDKIRLSTMDGAKFRSSPDSARKLDRFLRSHLGSVLVCYSENESNEFVKLMQEILSGKKEGSTKAYTPYSPNITSEKPKKEKQEPLKNHGEDFKASRITIRVKLLAIVSAIVVVSMGLVIGLATNLFRNYTVSLIQEYNLSLARLTGLQVGLRIKELSAKSTEFADKWNIRPSKGSDSRKITAPTHIAGYFATHPKILAWGKYEQGESALTFNPKFLRDLRKEEDEVRALWVSIPKEEKEKFFASEFDSTRLENVSSKFGFPAVLFIEKDLSGKGNGFFLISPQDLWEAARSALQTELFAIWVVDSRGRLIAHTEESETVSAKDYSKNPLVQFLLRSPADNGSQTSIFEGKETLGSFQQLEDGNLAVVSSIEADKAFEAVYKIRRQNFYILISVLSLAFLVVFLFSRTLTVPLINLLSATRQIERGNYKVGIKPVTRDEVGVLTNSFLKMAHGLEEREKIKDTFGKFVNKEIAERALAGDMPLGGVTKDVTVFFSDLRNFTGMSEKLKPSEVVDFLNAYFTEMVECIYLTEGIVDKFIGDAIMAHWGALYTDENDARNAINSALLMRNALMEFNRIGSEIGRPQARFGCGINTGPVVVGQIGSEKKLEFTVIGDAVNLASRIEYLTKDFGTDILVSETSYEKVKDHYKFETLPPVWIRGKEKPQQLYAVLGWLEDPDCPKNLQELRRICGIPEPDSPSKAVAD; this comes from the coding sequence ATGCAAGAGGGAGTCGGGAAAAATCAAATTTTAGAAGTTCCTCTGACGGACACTATGTCCGCATACTCTAGACAATTTCCGGAAGAAGGCGGAAATCTTTCCGAATGGATGGACGAGATACACACAAGAGGTATCCAAGAGGTAGTTTTTTGGGGAACGAAATCGGAAGCAAGCGGTTGGAAAAATAGCCAGGTATTCAGGGATCTGGTTAAAAAACTCCAGGAAGATAAGATCCGACTTTCTACGATGGATGGAGCAAAGTTCCGTTCTTCTCCGGATTCGGCCCGAAAATTGGATCGTTTTCTTAGATCTCATTTGGGTTCGGTGTTAGTTTGTTATTCCGAAAACGAATCTAATGAATTCGTAAAATTGATGCAGGAGATCCTTTCTGGCAAAAAAGAAGGTTCTACCAAAGCATATACACCATATTCTCCTAATATAACTTCCGAAAAACCCAAAAAAGAAAAACAAGAACCTCTTAAAAATCATGGAGAAGATTTTAAAGCTTCTAGGATCACGATTCGGGTCAAACTTCTTGCGATCGTTTCCGCGATCGTAGTAGTGAGTATGGGGCTTGTGATAGGGCTCGCTACGAATCTTTTCCGGAACTATACGGTATCACTTATCCAAGAATATAACTTGAGTTTGGCTAGATTAACCGGACTACAAGTAGGCCTTAGGATCAAAGAACTTTCCGCTAAATCAACTGAGTTTGCGGATAAATGGAATATTCGTCCTTCCAAAGGTTCCGATTCAAGAAAGATCACAGCTCCTACTCATATTGCCGGCTACTTCGCTACTCATCCTAAAATTTTGGCTTGGGGAAAATACGAGCAAGGAGAATCGGCATTAACTTTTAATCCAAAATTTTTAAGAGACCTTAGGAAAGAAGAAGATGAGGTCCGCGCTTTATGGGTTTCTATCCCTAAGGAAGAAAAAGAAAAATTTTTCGCTTCCGAATTCGATTCCACACGATTGGAGAATGTCAGCTCTAAGTTTGGATTTCCTGCAGTACTTTTTATAGAGAAGGATCTTTCCGGAAAAGGGAATGGCTTCTTCTTAATTTCTCCTCAAGATCTTTGGGAAGCGGCTAGGTCCGCTTTACAAACCGAATTATTCGCAATTTGGGTAGTGGACTCCAGAGGAAGATTGATCGCTCACACGGAAGAATCCGAGACTGTTTCCGCAAAAGATTATTCTAAAAATCCGTTAGTCCAATTCTTATTAAGAAGCCCCGCGGATAACGGCTCACAAACTTCCATCTTCGAAGGAAAAGAAACTTTAGGATCTTTTCAACAATTAGAAGATGGAAACCTTGCAGTAGTATCGTCTATCGAAGCGGATAAAGCTTTCGAAGCGGTATATAAGATAAGAAGACAGAACTTTTATATTCTAATCTCGGTACTGAGCCTCGCGTTCTTAGTCGTTTTCCTATTCTCCAGAACATTAACGGTTCCTCTTATCAATTTATTGAGCGCAACTAGACAGATCGAGAGAGGAAATTATAAGGTAGGGATTAAACCTGTTACGAGAGACGAGGTTGGAGTTCTGACAAATTCATTCCTCAAGATGGCACACGGACTAGAAGAAAGAGAAAAGATCAAAGACACTTTCGGAAAATTCGTGAACAAGGAGATCGCAGAAAGAGCGCTTGCGGGAGATATGCCTTTAGGCGGGGTTACCAAAGATGTAACGGTATTCTTCTCCGATTTAAGGAACTTCACCGGGATGTCCGAAAAATTAAAACCAAGCGAGGTAGTGGATTTTTTAAACGCTTACTTCACCGAGATGGTGGAATGTATCTATCTCACAGAAGGGATTGTGGATAAGTTTATCGGAGATGCGATCATGGCTCATTGGGGCGCGTTGTACACGGATGAGAACGATGCCAGGAATGCGATCAATTCCGCATTACTAATGAGAAACGCACTGATGGAATTCAATCGGATCGGAAGCGAGATCGGAAGACCTCAAGCAAGATTCGGATGCGGGATCAATACCGGCCCGGTGGTAGTCGGTCAGATAGGTTCGGAAAAAAAACTGGAGTTCACTGTTATCGGGGACGCAGTCAATCTTGCATCCCGTATCGAATACTTAACAAAAGATTTCGGAACGGACATACTGGTCTCGGAAACATCTTATGAAAAAGTAAAGGATCATTATAAATTCGAAACACTTCCTCCTGTTTGGATACGAGGAAAAGAAAAACCCCAACAACTCTATGCAGTATTAGGTTGGTTAGAAGATCCTGACTGTCCTAAAAACTTACAGGAACTCCGCAGAATTTGTGGAATACCTGAGCCTGATTCCCCTTCCAAGGCAGTAGCGGATTAA